AAAGAATTACTTCAAATAGCAGGGAAAGAAGAAGAAGTCATTGAAAATATTTTGAATATGAAACTAACTTATGGTGCCATTGAAGGGGCAATTCCCCTTAGAAAAGGAATTGCATCTCTTTATAAAAAAGCAAAGCTTAATAATATTTCTGTTACTCATGGAGCCATTGGTGCAAATGAGCTAGCATTAATGACTTTGGTAGAACCCCATGATCGTGTAATATCTGTATTACCCACTTATCAGCAACATTATTCCATTCCAGAATCTATTGGAGCTGATGTGAAAATATTAAAGCTTTTACCTGAGAATAATTTCTTACCTGATTTAGATGAATTAAGAAGTTATGCAAATGAAAAAACAAAATTAATTTGTATTAACAATCCCAATAATCCTACAGGGTCATTAATGGATGAATCTTTTCTTAAAGAAATTATTGAAATTGCCCGATCTATAGATGCATATATTTTGTCAGATGAAGTATATAGGGGATTGAATCATAATGGACAGAGCTTTTCTGCATCTATTGCGGATTTATATGAAAAGGGAATCAGTACGGGAAGCATGTCTAAGACCTTTTCTTTAGCAGGCCTTCGAATTGGTTGGATTTGTGGACCTGAGGAATTTATTGAAATGATTAATAGAAGAAGGGACTACAATACTATTAGTTGTGGTATGATCGATGAGTATTTGGCAGGAATTGCTTTAGAAAATAAGGAAAAAATTATTGGAAGAAATTTAGGTATTCTAAGAAATAATATTAAAATATTAGATAAATGGATTGCACAAGAGCCGAAGCTTAGCTATGTGAAGCCAAAGGCAGGAACCACTGCTTTTGTTAAATATGATTTTGATATACCCTCGGAGGAATTTTGCGAAAAACTATTAAAAGAAACAGGGGTCATGTTTGTTCCTGGCAAAGCTATGGATATGGAAGGTTTTATTAGAATCGGCTATGCTAATAATGCCCAAGTTATAGAGGACGGATTGAAAAAGGTATCTCAATTCCTGAAAGATTTATAGGAATAAATGAAACTTTTAAACTAAAAAGTACATAAACTTACTTTTTTATAAACAAAGCATATAAACTATGCTTTGTTTATTTTTTTTATATTTACCAAAAAATGTGTTTTAAATATGTTTTATGTGGTATATATATGAAGGGTGGGGGAGAAATCAAAAAAGTAAAAGATGAATCCCAAAATAAAAAATATATATTCGGAATTAATAGGAGGAAATTAAAATGGAAAAATTTATTTGTAAAGTATGTGGATATGTACATGAAGGAGCAGAAGCACCAGAGGCCTGTCCTCAGTGTAAAGCACCAAAGGCGCAATTCGTAGCACAATCTCAAACAGATTTAAGCTGGGCAGATGAGCACTTTGTAGGAGTAGCTAAAGATGTAGACCAAGAGATATTAGAAGGATTAAGACAAAACTTCATGGGAGAATGTACAGAAGTAGGAATGTACTTAGCTATGAGCCGTCAAGCAGATAGAGAAGGATTCCCAGAAGTAGCAGAAGCATATAAGAGAATTGCATGGGAAGAAGCAGAGCATGCTGCTAAATTTGCAGAGTTATTAGGAGAAGTAGTAACAGATTCTACTAAGAAAAACTTACAAATGAGAGTAGATGCAGAGCATGGAGCATGTATGGGTAAAAAAGAATTAGCAACTAAAGCTAAGAAATTAAACTTAGATGCAGTTCATGACACTGTACATGAAATGTGTAAAGATGAAGCAAGACATGGAATGGCATT
This window of the Anaeromicrobium sediminis genome carries:
- a CDS encoding ferritin family protein, whose amino-acid sequence is MEKFICKVCGYVHEGAEAPEACPQCKAPKAQFVAQSQTDLSWADEHFVGVAKDVDQEILEGLRQNFMGECTEVGMYLAMSRQADREGFPEVAEAYKRIAWEEAEHAAKFAELLGEVVTDSTKKNLQMRVDAEHGACMGKKELATKAKKLNLDAVHDTVHEMCKDEARHGMAFKGLLERYFGK
- a CDS encoding aminotransferase, with the protein product MKIRDFGVEIWMNLYENNCEYNLAETCVESLTVKELLQIAGKEEEVIENILNMKLTYGAIEGAIPLRKGIASLYKKAKLNNISVTHGAIGANELALMTLVEPHDRVISVLPTYQQHYSIPESIGADVKILKLLPENNFLPDLDELRSYANEKTKLICINNPNNPTGSLMDESFLKEIIEIARSIDAYILSDEVYRGLNHNGQSFSASIADLYEKGISTGSMSKTFSLAGLRIGWICGPEEFIEMINRRRDYNTISCGMIDEYLAGIALENKEKIIGRNLGILRNNIKILDKWIAQEPKLSYVKPKAGTTAFVKYDFDIPSEEFCEKLLKETGVMFVPGKAMDMEGFIRIGYANNAQVIEDGLKKVSQFLKDL